The Hippoglossus hippoglossus isolate fHipHip1 chromosome 21, fHipHip1.pri, whole genome shotgun sequence genome contains a region encoding:
- the LOC117754821 gene encoding shugoshin 2-like isoform X3 produces MFTAKTMTPLKASKQTKIKNKILNTSSSFFKVSLKTNNKALALALEAQKERSRQLEMEIVYLQKQGEALCFELATRKYKDRKLLLILKNLHSNTLQHFDMVSDLFSDCDLPKLSQDNKNVLNNVIEENPAVESLTDQSPPRPEMEKDLLCPSKNATANLPEKNMEENLHNKPRKSTDTNKDAEKRRATQRIQAVVAGASRPSSSLREEVERLSMMFSQSGFDMKSLPCSQSSRTSSSRLSTCEGSKPASTDTTTDPELNQSNKQEKPVLLNATMEMTQSDDPEIVVVETKAKKKTRQLQQNETQEERGRSLQVECG; encoded by the exons ATGTTCACTGCAAAGACAATGACGCCTTTGAAAGCGTCCAAGCAGACCAAGATCAAGAATAAGATCCTCA acacgtcctcctccttcttcaaGGTTTCTCTGAAGACCAACAACAAGGCCTTAGCTCTGGCTCTGGAGGCCCAGAAGGAGCGGAGCCGGCAGCTGGAGATGGAGATCGTGTATCTGCAGAAACAAGGGGAGGCTCTGTGCTTCGAGTTGGCCACCAGGAAATACAAGGACAGGAAACTG CTCCTCATCTTGAAAAACCTCCATTCGAACACTCTGCAGCACTTCGACATGGTGTCCGACCTTTTCTCCGACTGT GATCTTCCCAAACTATCTCAGGATAACAAGAACGTATTAAATAACGTCATCGAGGAAAATCCTGCAGTGGAAAG TCTCACAGATCAGTCTCCTCCGCGCCCGGAAATGGAAAAGGATCTGTTGTGTCCCAGTAAAAACGCAACAGCGAATCTGCcggaaaaaaacatggaggaaaatcTCCACAACAAACCCAGAAAGTCCACAGACACTAACAAAG ATGCGGAGAAGAGGCGAGCGACTCAGCGTATTCAAGCTGTGGTGGCCGGAGCATCCCGTCCGTCCAGCAGCCTGCGCGAAGAAGTCGAGAGGCTGTCGATGATGTTCTCTCAGTCGGGCTTTGACATGAAGTCACTTCCCTGTTCTCAGAGCAGTCGAACCTCATCCTCACGTCTCAGCACATGTGAAGGATCCAAACCAGCCTCCACTGACACGACAACTGATCCAGAACTGAACCAGAGTAACAAACAAGAGAAACCCGTGCTTCTGAATGCGACCATGGAGATGACGCAAAGCGACGACCCTGAGATAGTCGTTGTGGAAACCAaggccaaaaaaaaaacccggcAGCTCCAGCAAAATGAAACgcaagaagaaagaggaagaagccTTCAGGTTGAGTGCGGCTGA
- the LOC117754821 gene encoding uncharacterized protein LOC117754821 isoform X2, which produces MKRKKKEEEAFRLSAAENTGEKNSSDSGMSEVQTVSTDTELQTDDHAQEELRVQRESPKKTNTSLIPKLKKPEAGSCRKKSKLKSSQNTKSGDTVSLDLDDYFTDSDNKVRNSVKVHAEKDAAENTVSKITCKRSKTKGRRVSSIIKKSSFTLPFPSHIGEGAWSELEQLHKEVEDVKSYEEICADEIILPVSDTSVNKPQSKIKTTTNSARRHKSKCRGTFVVSLTSAVAAEQDFLPPTGSFTREEEELSTAADAVVARQQSESNPLGHSDEAFVEETPGSCKRPWLSTQESESRGEDFSSDANHDALLLQQDAAPDTASQKPKKVRREKTGRSGKKKTPHRKEGDDLLNDKRKKKKKKSSGSNKGFRSEDEALCFLQDVTDDPERNKERLDVQEADSRWNISKDVDIFEHFYGSKPTESKSRADSKIKERRAKPKLHKLTENTNPRETFVVYRRKTRDITTMSEETC; this is translated from the exons ATGAAACgcaagaagaaagaggaagaagccTTCAGGTTGAGTGCGGCTGAAAATACTGGAGAGAAGAACTCTTCAGATTCTGGGATGAGTGAGGTTCAAACTGTTTCCACTGACACCGAGCTACAGACGGACGACCACGCACAAGAGGAACTCCGAGTTCAGCGTGAGTcgcccaaaaaaacaaacacctctCTCATTCCCAAACTGAAAAAACCTGAAGCTGGCAGCTGTCGGAAAAAGTCCAAATTAAAATCCTCACAAAACACCAAGTCCGGTGACACTGTCTCTTTGGATCTTGACGATTATTTCACAGATTCCGACAATAAAGTGAGAAACAGTGTAAAAGTACACGCAGAGAAAgatgcagcagaaaacacagtgtCCAAAATCACATGCAAGAGGTCGAAGACCAAAGGCAGGAGGGTCTCTTCAATCATCAAGAAGTCTTCCTTCACTTTGCCTTTTCCGTCTCATATAGGTGAGGGCGCTTGGTCTGAATTGGAACAGCTTCATAAAGAAGTGGAAGACGTTAAGAGTTATGAAGAGATTTGTGCAGATGAGATCATTCTTCCTGTGTCGGACACAAGTGTCAACAAACCTCAGAGCAAAATCAAAACCACGACAAACTCTGCACGACGtcacaaatcaaaatgcagAGGCACGTTTGTCGTCTCGTTGACGTCAGCAGTAGCCGCTGAACAGGACTTCCTGCCTCCTACGGGATCCTTCACccgtgaggaagaggagctgtcGACAGCCGCAGACGCAGTCGTCGCTCGGCAACAGTCAGAATCAAATCCACTCGGGCACAGCGACGAGGCCTTTGTCGAGGAAACACCAGGCTCCTGTAAGCGTCCTTGGTTGTCCACTCAGGAGTCTGAGAGCCGTGGAGAGGACTTCAGCAGCGACGCCAACCACGATGCACTGCTCCTGCAACAAGATGCTGCTCCAGACACAGCGTCTCAGAAACCTAAAAAAGTCAGGAGAGAAAAGACGGGGCGATCCGGCAAGAAGAAAACCCCACACAGGAAGGAGGGTGACGACCTTTTAAAtgacaagaggaagaagaagaagaagaaaagcagcgGCAGCAACAAAGGATTCAGATCTGAGGATGAAgcgttgtgttttctccaggacGTCACCGATGACcctgaaagaaataaagagcGATTAGATGTGCAAGAGGCGGACTCGCGTTGGAACATCAGCAAAGACGTTGACATCTTTGAACATTTCTATGGTTCAAAACCCACCGAGTCAAAGTCCAGGGCGgattccaaaataaaagagcGCAGAGCGAAACCCAAGCTGCACAAGctcacagaaaatacaaatccaAGGGAGACGTTTGTCGTGTACAGGCGGAAAACTAGAGACATCACGACGATGTCTGA GGAGACCTGCTGA